The following coding sequences lie in one Panicum virgatum strain AP13 chromosome 6N, P.virgatum_v5, whole genome shotgun sequence genomic window:
- the LOC120677270 gene encoding kinesin-like protein KIN-7H isoform X3, with the protein MTGITEYSMLDIYDYIHKHPEREFILKFSAIEIYNEAVRDLLSHDSTPLRLLDDPEKGTTVERLTEETLRDYNHLRDLLTVCEAQRQIGETALNETSSRSHQILRLTIESSARQYLGRGNSSTLVACVNFVDLAGSERASQTASAGMRLKEGSHINRSLLTLGKVVRQLSKGRNGHIPYRDSKLTRILQSSLGGNARTAIICTMSPAHTHIEQSRNTLLFATCAKEIITNAHVNVVMSDKALVKHLQRELARLENELKFPGSASCTTHTEALREKDAQIKKLEKQLKELMEERDTVQSQLNCLLKGDGDDHGNEHTAKRWDEHSRSSESLARNVSEEALSVADGVAHQDQDYASFSGSYVCSSDHNDSAFLGETRELPRQTWDQKLVSPWHPPSNHSSDSIEPYHMKEAASTTASEVSEDHCREVQCIEIHEHVRSRSQEFNQLLPEDTKIQTPDVEVISKDAVPQSDEQQGLESIKKKIEDHHVKSYPINDEQQAENIAKIEEDSVKMYRCESEIIKENAVKLYTCDSNHSFNIDKPYPHECLSLKRCIMSSKDRALARSNSCRASFMVIPNSWFDDSDNTSRTPPDEIFRYAPRRLDKVRRSLYAENDDCQNEDPLLDCSVVSCEVASDEVVKDMGTTDEVAMEMSTSDEVPKEMSTIDDVAKEMSTSDDVAKEMSTSDEEQETHVNDISCVVEFKENTKICREDQSEEFQAQVIMQQAIRDDSTTMRTVKDVGVDIALSPIDSPSHLTVDFEKKQQQIIELWHECNVSIVHRTYFFLLFRGDPADNIYMEVEYRRLSFIKSSFSAESVAQGELNPVIASSLKNLRRERDMLYKQMLKKLSNGEKESIYSKWGIDLSTKQRRLQLSRLIWTQTDMEHIRESASLVAKLIDLLEPGQALKEMFGMNFSLAPRTDRRSFGLVGSYSMK; encoded by the exons ATGACGGGAATTACTGAGTATAGCATGCTAGACATCTATGATTACATTCATAAG CATCCTGAAAGAGAGTTCATTTTGAAATTCTCGGCCATAGAGATATACAATGAAGCTGTGAGGGACCTTCTGAGCCATGACTCGACACCTCTTAGACTTCTAGATGATCCAGAG AAAGGGACTACTGTAGAAAGACTCACTGAGGAAACTTTAAGGGACTACAATCATCTTAGGGATCTTCTAACAGTATGTGAAG CTCAAAGGCAGATTGGAGAAACTGCTTTGAATGAAACAAGTTCCAGATCCCATCAAATACTCAGATTG ACAATTGAAAGTTCTGCTAGGCAGTATTTAGGAAGAGGCAACTCAAGCACCCTTGTGGCTTGTGTG AACTTTGTTGATCTAGCGGGAAGTGAGCGTGCATCTCAGACCGCCTCGGCTGGTATGAGGCTAAAAGAAGGCAGCCATATCAACCGAAGTCTGCTTACACTGGGAAAGGTCGTCCGTCAACTCAG CAAGGGAAGAAATGGTCATATCCCTTACAGAGATTCAAAGCTGACCCGTATCTTACAGTCCTCTCTTGGTGGCAATGCAAGAACAGCCATTATCTGCACAATGAGCCCTGCGCATACTCATATTGAGCAATCCAGGAACACTCTTCTGTTTGCGACCTGTGCAAAGGAGATTATTACAAATGCACATGTCAATGTGGTGATGTCTGACAAAGCACTTGTGAAGCATCTACAGAGGGAACTTGCGAGATTAGAAAATGAACTGAAGTTTCCTGGGTCGGCTTCTTGCACTACTCACACTGAGGCTTTGAGAGAGAAGGATGCACAGATTAAGAAG CTTGAAAAGCAGTTGAAAGAATTGATGGAGGAAAGGGATACAGTTCAGTCTCAACTTAACTGTTTACTAAAAGGTGATGGCGATGACCATGGCAATGAGCACACTGCAAAGCGATGG GATGAGCATAGTCGGTCATCGGAGTCCCTTGCACGAAATGTGTCTGAAGAGGCACTTTCAGTTGCTGATGGGGTTGCCCATCAAGATCAAGATTATGCATCGTTTAGTGGATCCTATGTCTGCAGTAGTGATCATAATGACTCAGCATTCCTCGGTGAAACAAGGGAGCTTCCTCGACAAACATGGGATCAAAAGTTGGTTTCACCTTGGCATCCTCCGAGCAACCATAGCTCTGACAGTATAGAGCCATATCATATGAAGGAAGCAGCTTCAACAACTGCATCAGAAGTATCTGAAGATCATTGCAGGGAAGTGCAGTGCATAGAGATACATGAGCATGTAAGAAGCAGAAGCCAGGAATTCAACCAATTACTCCCTGAGGACACCAAGATCCAAACACCTGATGTAGAGGTGATCTCCAAAGATGCAGTCCCGCAATCTGATGAACAGCAAGGGCTTGAAAGCATAAAAAAGAAAATCGAAGATCATCATGTCAAATCATATCCCATCAATGACGAGCAACAAGCTGAGAATATAGCAAAGATAGAGGAAGATTCTGTCAAAATGTATCGATGTGAATCTGAAATAATTAAAGAAAATGCTGTCAAACTGTATACATGTGATTCTAACCATTCTTTCAACATTGACAAACCTTACCCTCATGAATGTTTGAGTCTGAAGAGGTGCATAATGAGCTCAAAGGATCGTGCATTGGCTAGAAGTAACAGCTGCAGGGCTAGCTTCATGGTGATTCCAAATAGTTGGTTTGATGATTCTGACAATACCAGCAGGACACCACCTGATGAAATCTTTAGGTATGCTCCCAGAAGGCTTGATAAGGTCAGGAGAAGCCTGTATGCTGAGAATGATGATTGCCAAAACGAAGACCCTTTACTGGACTGCTCCGTTGTTTCCTGTGAAGTAGCATCTGATGAAGTTGTCAAGGACATGGGCACCACTGATGAAGTAGCCATGGAAATGAGCACCAGTGATGAAGTACCCAAGGAAATGAGCACCATTGATGACGTAGCCAAGGAAATGAGCACCAGTGACGATGTAGCCAAGGAAATGAGCACCAGCGATGAAGAACAAGAAACCCATGTCAATGACATCAGTTGTGTCGTGGAGTTCAAAGAGAACACAAAAATTTGCCGTGAAGACCAATCTGAGGAATTTCAAGCACAAGTAATCATG CAGCAGGCCATTAGAGATGACTCGACAACCATGAGAACAGTCAAAGACGTCGGTGTAGATATAGCACTGAGTCCCATCGATTCTCCTTCCCATCTGACAGTTGATTTTGAGAAAAAACAGCAACAAATTATAGAGTTGTGGCACGAATGCAATGTCTCCATTGTGCACAGAACctacttcttcctcctcttcaggGGAGATCCAGCAGATAACATATACATGGAAGTGGAGTACAGGAGACTGTCATTCATTAAGAGTTCGTTCAGTGCAGAATCTGTGGCACAAGGGGAACTTAATCCTGTCATTGCATCAAG CTTGAAGAATCTTCGCCGAGAAAGGGATATGCTCTACAAGCAGATGCTGAAGAAGCTCTCCAACGGAGAGAAAGAGAGCATCTACAGCAAATGGGGCATCGATCTGAGCACAAAACAACGAAGGTTACAGCTCTCCCGCCTCATCTGGACACAGACTGACATGGAGCATATCAGAGAGAGTGCCTCTCTTGTCGCGAAACTGATCGACCTTCTAGAGCCTGGACAAGCACTAAAGGAAATGTTTGGGATGAACTTCAGTCTGGCTCCACGAACTGACCGGAGATCGTTTGGCCTGGTAGGTTCTTACTCCATGAAGTGA
- the LOC120677270 gene encoding kinesin-like protein KIN-7H isoform X1 — MGAAGEEMAAEAKEERILVSVRLRPLNGREAGDSSDWECISPTTIMFRSTVPERAMFPTAYTYDRVFGPSCSTRQVYEEGVKEVALSVVSGINSSIFAYGQTSSGKTYTMTGITEYSMLDIYDYIHKHPEREFILKFSAIEIYNEAVRDLLSHDSTPLRLLDDPEKGTTVERLTEETLRDYNHLRDLLTVCEAQRQIGETALNETSSRSHQILRLTIESSARQYLGRGNSSTLVACVNFVDLAGSERASQTASAGMRLKEGSHINRSLLTLGKVVRQLSKGRNGHIPYRDSKLTRILQSSLGGNARTAIICTMSPAHTHIEQSRNTLLFATCAKEIITNAHVNVVMSDKALVKHLQRELARLENELKFPGSASCTTHTEALREKDAQIKKLEKQLKELMEERDTVQSQLNCLLKGDGDDHGNEHTAKRWDEHSRSSESLARNVSEEALSVADGVAHQDQDYASFSGSYVCSSDHNDSAFLGETRELPRQTWDQKLVSPWHPPSNHSSDSIEPYHMKEAASTTASEVSEDHCREVQCIEIHEHVRSRSQEFNQLLPEDTKIQTPDVEVISKDAVPQSDEQQGLESIKKKIEDHHVKSYPINDEQQAENIAKIEEDSVKMYRCESEIIKENAVKLYTCDSNHSFNIDKPYPHECLSLKRCIMSSKDRALARSNSCRASFMVIPNSWFDDSDNTSRTPPDEIFRYAPRRLDKVRRSLYAENDDCQNEDPLLDCSVVSCEVASDEVVKDMGTTDEVAMEMSTSDEVPKEMSTIDDVAKEMSTSDDVAKEMSTSDEEQETHVNDISCVVEFKENTKICREDQSEEFQAQVIMQQAIRDDSTTMRTVKDVGVDIALSPIDSPSHLTVDFEKKQQQIIELWHECNVSIVHRTYFFLLFRGDPADNIYMEVEYRRLSFIKSSFSAESVAQGELNPVIASSLKNLRRERDMLYKQMLKKLSNGEKESIYSKWGIDLSTKQRRLQLSRLIWTQTDMEHIRESASLVAKLIDLLEPGQALKEMFGMNFSLAPRTDRRSFGLVGSYSMK; from the exons ATGGGGGCGGCGGgcgaggagatggcggcggaggcaaaggaGGAGAGGATACTGGTGTCAGTGCGCCTCAGGCCGCTCAACGGCAGGGAGGCCGGGGACAGCTCCGACTGGGAGTGCATCAGCCCCACAACCATCATGTTCCGGAGCACCGTGCCCGAGCGCGCCATGTTCCCCACCGCCTACACCTACG ATAGGGTGTTTGGCCCCAGTTGCTCTACACGGCAAGTCTATGAAGAAGGGGTAAAAGAAGTTGCTCTATCAGTTGTCAGTGGAATTAACT CAAGCATATTTGCCTATGGGCAAACAAGCAGTGGAAAGACTTACACAATGACGGGAATTACTGAGTATAGCATGCTAGACATCTATGATTACATTCATAAG CATCCTGAAAGAGAGTTCATTTTGAAATTCTCGGCCATAGAGATATACAATGAAGCTGTGAGGGACCTTCTGAGCCATGACTCGACACCTCTTAGACTTCTAGATGATCCAGAG AAAGGGACTACTGTAGAAAGACTCACTGAGGAAACTTTAAGGGACTACAATCATCTTAGGGATCTTCTAACAGTATGTGAAG CTCAAAGGCAGATTGGAGAAACTGCTTTGAATGAAACAAGTTCCAGATCCCATCAAATACTCAGATTG ACAATTGAAAGTTCTGCTAGGCAGTATTTAGGAAGAGGCAACTCAAGCACCCTTGTGGCTTGTGTG AACTTTGTTGATCTAGCGGGAAGTGAGCGTGCATCTCAGACCGCCTCGGCTGGTATGAGGCTAAAAGAAGGCAGCCATATCAACCGAAGTCTGCTTACACTGGGAAAGGTCGTCCGTCAACTCAG CAAGGGAAGAAATGGTCATATCCCTTACAGAGATTCAAAGCTGACCCGTATCTTACAGTCCTCTCTTGGTGGCAATGCAAGAACAGCCATTATCTGCACAATGAGCCCTGCGCATACTCATATTGAGCAATCCAGGAACACTCTTCTGTTTGCGACCTGTGCAAAGGAGATTATTACAAATGCACATGTCAATGTGGTGATGTCTGACAAAGCACTTGTGAAGCATCTACAGAGGGAACTTGCGAGATTAGAAAATGAACTGAAGTTTCCTGGGTCGGCTTCTTGCACTACTCACACTGAGGCTTTGAGAGAGAAGGATGCACAGATTAAGAAG CTTGAAAAGCAGTTGAAAGAATTGATGGAGGAAAGGGATACAGTTCAGTCTCAACTTAACTGTTTACTAAAAGGTGATGGCGATGACCATGGCAATGAGCACACTGCAAAGCGATGG GATGAGCATAGTCGGTCATCGGAGTCCCTTGCACGAAATGTGTCTGAAGAGGCACTTTCAGTTGCTGATGGGGTTGCCCATCAAGATCAAGATTATGCATCGTTTAGTGGATCCTATGTCTGCAGTAGTGATCATAATGACTCAGCATTCCTCGGTGAAACAAGGGAGCTTCCTCGACAAACATGGGATCAAAAGTTGGTTTCACCTTGGCATCCTCCGAGCAACCATAGCTCTGACAGTATAGAGCCATATCATATGAAGGAAGCAGCTTCAACAACTGCATCAGAAGTATCTGAAGATCATTGCAGGGAAGTGCAGTGCATAGAGATACATGAGCATGTAAGAAGCAGAAGCCAGGAATTCAACCAATTACTCCCTGAGGACACCAAGATCCAAACACCTGATGTAGAGGTGATCTCCAAAGATGCAGTCCCGCAATCTGATGAACAGCAAGGGCTTGAAAGCATAAAAAAGAAAATCGAAGATCATCATGTCAAATCATATCCCATCAATGACGAGCAACAAGCTGAGAATATAGCAAAGATAGAGGAAGATTCTGTCAAAATGTATCGATGTGAATCTGAAATAATTAAAGAAAATGCTGTCAAACTGTATACATGTGATTCTAACCATTCTTTCAACATTGACAAACCTTACCCTCATGAATGTTTGAGTCTGAAGAGGTGCATAATGAGCTCAAAGGATCGTGCATTGGCTAGAAGTAACAGCTGCAGGGCTAGCTTCATGGTGATTCCAAATAGTTGGTTTGATGATTCTGACAATACCAGCAGGACACCACCTGATGAAATCTTTAGGTATGCTCCCAGAAGGCTTGATAAGGTCAGGAGAAGCCTGTATGCTGAGAATGATGATTGCCAAAACGAAGACCCTTTACTGGACTGCTCCGTTGTTTCCTGTGAAGTAGCATCTGATGAAGTTGTCAAGGACATGGGCACCACTGATGAAGTAGCCATGGAAATGAGCACCAGTGATGAAGTACCCAAGGAAATGAGCACCATTGATGACGTAGCCAAGGAAATGAGCACCAGTGACGATGTAGCCAAGGAAATGAGCACCAGCGATGAAGAACAAGAAACCCATGTCAATGACATCAGTTGTGTCGTGGAGTTCAAAGAGAACACAAAAATTTGCCGTGAAGACCAATCTGAGGAATTTCAAGCACAAGTAATCATG CAGCAGGCCATTAGAGATGACTCGACAACCATGAGAACAGTCAAAGACGTCGGTGTAGATATAGCACTGAGTCCCATCGATTCTCCTTCCCATCTGACAGTTGATTTTGAGAAAAAACAGCAACAAATTATAGAGTTGTGGCACGAATGCAATGTCTCCATTGTGCACAGAACctacttcttcctcctcttcaggGGAGATCCAGCAGATAACATATACATGGAAGTGGAGTACAGGAGACTGTCATTCATTAAGAGTTCGTTCAGTGCAGAATCTGTGGCACAAGGGGAACTTAATCCTGTCATTGCATCAAG CTTGAAGAATCTTCGCCGAGAAAGGGATATGCTCTACAAGCAGATGCTGAAGAAGCTCTCCAACGGAGAGAAAGAGAGCATCTACAGCAAATGGGGCATCGATCTGAGCACAAAACAACGAAGGTTACAGCTCTCCCGCCTCATCTGGACACAGACTGACATGGAGCATATCAGAGAGAGTGCCTCTCTTGTCGCGAAACTGATCGACCTTCTAGAGCCTGGACAAGCACTAAAGGAAATGTTTGGGATGAACTTCAGTCTGGCTCCACGAACTGACCGGAGATCGTTTGGCCTGGTAGGTTCTTACTCCATGAAGTGA
- the LOC120677270 gene encoding kinesin-like protein KIN-7H isoform X2, whose product MGAAGEEMAAEAKEERILVSVRLRPLNGREAGDSSDWECISPTTIMFRSTVPERAMFPTAYTYDRVFGPSCSTRQVYEEGVKEVALSVVSGINSSIFAYGQTSSGKTYTMTGITEYSMLDIYDYIHKHPEREFILKFSAIEIYNEAVRDLLSHDSTPLRLLDDPEKGTTVERLTEETLRDYNHLRDLLTVCEAQRQIGETALNETSSRSHQILRLTIESSARQYLGRGNSSTLVACVNFVDLAGSERASQTASAGMRLKEGSHINRSLLTLGKVVRQLSKGRNGHIPYRDSKLTRILQSSLGGNARTAIICTMSPAHTHIEQSRNTLLFATCAKEIITNAHVNVVMSDKALVKHLQRELARLENELKFPGSASCTTHTEALREKDAQIKKLEKQLKELMEERDTVQSQLNCLLKGDGDDHGNEHTAKRWDEHSRSSESLARNVSEEALSVADGVAHQDQDYASFSGSYVCSSDHNDSAFLGETRELPRQTWDQKLVSPWHPPSNHSSDSIEPYHMKEAASTTASEVSEDHCREVQCIEIHEHVRSRSQEFNQLLPEDTKIQTPDVEVISKDAVPQSDEQQGLESIKKKIEDHHVKSYPINDEQQAENIAKIEEDSVKMYRCESEIIKENAVKLYTCDSNHSFNIDKPYPHECLSLKRCIMSSKDRALARSNSCRASFMVIPNSWFDDSDNTSRTPPDEIFRYAPRRLDKVRRSLYAENDDCQNEDPLLDCSVVSCEVASDEVVKDMGTTDEVAMEMSTSDEVPKEMSTIDDVAKEMSTSDDVAKEMSTSDEEQETHVNDISCVVEFKENTKICREDQSEEFQAQVIMQAIRDDSTTMRTVKDVGVDIALSPIDSPSHLTVDFEKKQQQIIELWHECNVSIVHRTYFFLLFRGDPADNIYMEVEYRRLSFIKSSFSAESVAQGELNPVIASSLKNLRRERDMLYKQMLKKLSNGEKESIYSKWGIDLSTKQRRLQLSRLIWTQTDMEHIRESASLVAKLIDLLEPGQALKEMFGMNFSLAPRTDRRSFGLVGSYSMK is encoded by the exons ATGGGGGCGGCGGgcgaggagatggcggcggaggcaaaggaGGAGAGGATACTGGTGTCAGTGCGCCTCAGGCCGCTCAACGGCAGGGAGGCCGGGGACAGCTCCGACTGGGAGTGCATCAGCCCCACAACCATCATGTTCCGGAGCACCGTGCCCGAGCGCGCCATGTTCCCCACCGCCTACACCTACG ATAGGGTGTTTGGCCCCAGTTGCTCTACACGGCAAGTCTATGAAGAAGGGGTAAAAGAAGTTGCTCTATCAGTTGTCAGTGGAATTAACT CAAGCATATTTGCCTATGGGCAAACAAGCAGTGGAAAGACTTACACAATGACGGGAATTACTGAGTATAGCATGCTAGACATCTATGATTACATTCATAAG CATCCTGAAAGAGAGTTCATTTTGAAATTCTCGGCCATAGAGATATACAATGAAGCTGTGAGGGACCTTCTGAGCCATGACTCGACACCTCTTAGACTTCTAGATGATCCAGAG AAAGGGACTACTGTAGAAAGACTCACTGAGGAAACTTTAAGGGACTACAATCATCTTAGGGATCTTCTAACAGTATGTGAAG CTCAAAGGCAGATTGGAGAAACTGCTTTGAATGAAACAAGTTCCAGATCCCATCAAATACTCAGATTG ACAATTGAAAGTTCTGCTAGGCAGTATTTAGGAAGAGGCAACTCAAGCACCCTTGTGGCTTGTGTG AACTTTGTTGATCTAGCGGGAAGTGAGCGTGCATCTCAGACCGCCTCGGCTGGTATGAGGCTAAAAGAAGGCAGCCATATCAACCGAAGTCTGCTTACACTGGGAAAGGTCGTCCGTCAACTCAG CAAGGGAAGAAATGGTCATATCCCTTACAGAGATTCAAAGCTGACCCGTATCTTACAGTCCTCTCTTGGTGGCAATGCAAGAACAGCCATTATCTGCACAATGAGCCCTGCGCATACTCATATTGAGCAATCCAGGAACACTCTTCTGTTTGCGACCTGTGCAAAGGAGATTATTACAAATGCACATGTCAATGTGGTGATGTCTGACAAAGCACTTGTGAAGCATCTACAGAGGGAACTTGCGAGATTAGAAAATGAACTGAAGTTTCCTGGGTCGGCTTCTTGCACTACTCACACTGAGGCTTTGAGAGAGAAGGATGCACAGATTAAGAAG CTTGAAAAGCAGTTGAAAGAATTGATGGAGGAAAGGGATACAGTTCAGTCTCAACTTAACTGTTTACTAAAAGGTGATGGCGATGACCATGGCAATGAGCACACTGCAAAGCGATGG GATGAGCATAGTCGGTCATCGGAGTCCCTTGCACGAAATGTGTCTGAAGAGGCACTTTCAGTTGCTGATGGGGTTGCCCATCAAGATCAAGATTATGCATCGTTTAGTGGATCCTATGTCTGCAGTAGTGATCATAATGACTCAGCATTCCTCGGTGAAACAAGGGAGCTTCCTCGACAAACATGGGATCAAAAGTTGGTTTCACCTTGGCATCCTCCGAGCAACCATAGCTCTGACAGTATAGAGCCATATCATATGAAGGAAGCAGCTTCAACAACTGCATCAGAAGTATCTGAAGATCATTGCAGGGAAGTGCAGTGCATAGAGATACATGAGCATGTAAGAAGCAGAAGCCAGGAATTCAACCAATTACTCCCTGAGGACACCAAGATCCAAACACCTGATGTAGAGGTGATCTCCAAAGATGCAGTCCCGCAATCTGATGAACAGCAAGGGCTTGAAAGCATAAAAAAGAAAATCGAAGATCATCATGTCAAATCATATCCCATCAATGACGAGCAACAAGCTGAGAATATAGCAAAGATAGAGGAAGATTCTGTCAAAATGTATCGATGTGAATCTGAAATAATTAAAGAAAATGCTGTCAAACTGTATACATGTGATTCTAACCATTCTTTCAACATTGACAAACCTTACCCTCATGAATGTTTGAGTCTGAAGAGGTGCATAATGAGCTCAAAGGATCGTGCATTGGCTAGAAGTAACAGCTGCAGGGCTAGCTTCATGGTGATTCCAAATAGTTGGTTTGATGATTCTGACAATACCAGCAGGACACCACCTGATGAAATCTTTAGGTATGCTCCCAGAAGGCTTGATAAGGTCAGGAGAAGCCTGTATGCTGAGAATGATGATTGCCAAAACGAAGACCCTTTACTGGACTGCTCCGTTGTTTCCTGTGAAGTAGCATCTGATGAAGTTGTCAAGGACATGGGCACCACTGATGAAGTAGCCATGGAAATGAGCACCAGTGATGAAGTACCCAAGGAAATGAGCACCATTGATGACGTAGCCAAGGAAATGAGCACCAGTGACGATGTAGCCAAGGAAATGAGCACCAGCGATGAAGAACAAGAAACCCATGTCAATGACATCAGTTGTGTCGTGGAGTTCAAAGAGAACACAAAAATTTGCCGTGAAGACCAATCTGAGGAATTTCAAGCACAAGTAATCATG CAGGCCATTAGAGATGACTCGACAACCATGAGAACAGTCAAAGACGTCGGTGTAGATATAGCACTGAGTCCCATCGATTCTCCTTCCCATCTGACAGTTGATTTTGAGAAAAAACAGCAACAAATTATAGAGTTGTGGCACGAATGCAATGTCTCCATTGTGCACAGAACctacttcttcctcctcttcaggGGAGATCCAGCAGATAACATATACATGGAAGTGGAGTACAGGAGACTGTCATTCATTAAGAGTTCGTTCAGTGCAGAATCTGTGGCACAAGGGGAACTTAATCCTGTCATTGCATCAAG CTTGAAGAATCTTCGCCGAGAAAGGGATATGCTCTACAAGCAGATGCTGAAGAAGCTCTCCAACGGAGAGAAAGAGAGCATCTACAGCAAATGGGGCATCGATCTGAGCACAAAACAACGAAGGTTACAGCTCTCCCGCCTCATCTGGACACAGACTGACATGGAGCATATCAGAGAGAGTGCCTCTCTTGTCGCGAAACTGATCGACCTTCTAGAGCCTGGACAAGCACTAAAGGAAATGTTTGGGATGAACTTCAGTCTGGCTCCACGAACTGACCGGAGATCGTTTGGCCTGGTAGGTTCTTACTCCATGAAGTGA